One window from the genome of Thermaerobacter marianensis DSM 12885 encodes:
- a CDS encoding enoyl-CoA hydratase/isomerase family protein: MGEAELVFERHGPAAVLTFNRPEQRNAMTWSMYEGLVKACDEVDEDPDIRVFVLRGAGGKAFVAGTDINQFRSFREPKDALEYESRIEKVLTRLEDVRKPTIAAVTGYAVGGGLMIALACDLRICTPDSRFGAPIARTLGNCLAFGNYARLIDLIGPARTMEIIYSARFVDAEEAYRIGLVNEVIPSDRFEQRLTELIKTIASHAPLTLAVTKQAVRRIQRHRRPTGGEDLIVTCYMSDDFREGVEAFLSKRQPIWRGR; encoded by the coding sequence ATGGGCGAGGCCGAGCTGGTGTTTGAGCGGCACGGTCCTGCTGCCGTATTGACGTTCAACCGGCCTGAACAGCGCAACGCCATGACATGGTCGATGTACGAAGGACTTGTTAAGGCGTGTGACGAGGTTGATGAGGACCCCGACATCCGAGTGTTTGTTTTGCGTGGCGCAGGCGGGAAGGCCTTTGTCGCCGGAACGGACATCAATCAGTTCAGGTCATTTCGGGAGCCGAAGGACGCATTAGAGTATGAATCTCGCATTGAAAAGGTTTTGACGAGGCTGGAGGACGTCCGTAAACCGACGATTGCAGCTGTAACGGGATACGCCGTGGGTGGCGGACTGATGATCGCTCTTGCTTGCGACCTCCGCATCTGCACTCCGGACAGCAGGTTCGGTGCGCCGATTGCCCGCACCCTTGGCAATTGCTTGGCCTTTGGAAACTACGCGCGCCTGATCGATCTGATTGGCCCAGCGAGGACCATGGAAATTATCTATTCAGCTCGTTTTGTGGATGCAGAGGAAGCTTACAGAATCGGTCTGGTGAACGAAGTTATCCCTTCAGATCGGTTTGAACAGCGCCTGACCGAACTGATCAAAACGATTGCTAGCCACGCACCATTGACACTGGCGGTAACCAAGCAGGCGGTACGGCGCATACAGCGCCATCGCCGTCCGACGGGAGGTGAAGATCTCATCGTAACGTGTTACATGAGTGACGACTTCAGGGAAGGCGTCGAAGCCTTTCTTTCCAAGCGTCAGCCGATCTGGAGGGGTCGGTAA
- a CDS encoding CaiB/BaiF CoA transferase family protein, translating into MNPGHPATATKDTHRAALSGVRVLDITQVMAGPFCTMLLGDLGADVIKVEPPGGDPTRKMAGSRGTESPSYWAINRNKRAIVVNLKDPRGQQLVRDIAARADILVENYKPGVMARLGLSYDEIRKINPAIVYASISGFGQTGPYATKGGFDLVAQGMSGIMSVTGDAGLPPMKCGIPVTDLAAGLLALYAILAAYIHRLRTGEGQYIDTSLLEAGIALSVWESAQYFSGRGIPEPMGSAHRMSAPYQAIRCADGYITLGAANQRTWERFARAIGRPDLLERPEYRDDTGRVQNRRRLAEEVESVTATRPRDHWLHVLEQAGVPCGPILNYAEVFSDPHVQARGVVQEIDHPVGGKIKMVGPVVKMSATPARIHRRPPMYGEHTIAVLREIGRSDEEIQNLLEEGVVEATSVSDCPNFA; encoded by the coding sequence TTGAACCCCGGGCATCCAGCGACAGCAACCAAGGACACCCACCGGGCTGCTCTCAGTGGGGTTCGTGTCCTGGATATTACCCAAGTCATGGCGGGTCCGTTCTGCACGATGCTTCTCGGCGACCTGGGTGCGGACGTCATAAAGGTTGAACCGCCGGGTGGCGATCCTACACGCAAGATGGCAGGTAGCCGAGGGACGGAGAGTCCCAGTTACTGGGCTATCAATCGAAACAAACGCGCGATTGTCGTCAATCTTAAGGATCCCCGCGGGCAACAACTGGTACGAGATATCGCCGCCCGTGCCGACATATTGGTTGAGAATTACAAGCCCGGCGTCATGGCGCGCCTCGGCCTCAGCTATGACGAGATTCGCAAGATCAATCCCGCAATTGTCTACGCTTCGATATCGGGCTTCGGTCAAACCGGTCCATACGCCACGAAGGGGGGCTTCGACCTTGTAGCCCAGGGAATGTCTGGCATCATGTCGGTAACCGGAGACGCAGGGCTTCCGCCCATGAAGTGCGGCATTCCCGTCACCGACCTCGCGGCTGGTCTCCTGGCCCTATACGCCATTCTTGCAGCATACATTCACCGCCTACGAACGGGTGAGGGACAGTACATTGATACATCATTGTTAGAGGCAGGAATTGCCTTGTCGGTCTGGGAATCGGCGCAGTATTTCTCCGGTCGCGGCATTCCTGAGCCCATGGGTTCGGCGCACCGCATGTCTGCACCGTACCAGGCCATCCGCTGTGCAGACGGTTATATCACCCTTGGTGCGGCGAACCAGAGGACGTGGGAACGTTTTGCCCGTGCCATAGGGCGACCGGACCTGCTAGAGCGTCCCGAATACCGTGACGATACGGGGCGGGTGCAGAACCGGCGTCGACTTGCAGAAGAAGTTGAATCGGTCACCGCGACACGTCCGCGTGACCATTGGCTCCATGTCTTGGAACAAGCCGGCGTACCATGCGGTCCGATTCTGAACTATGCGGAGGTGTTTTCCGACCCACACGTGCAGGCTCGGGGCGTGGTCCAGGAGATCGACCATCCGGTTGGCGGAAAGATCAAAATGGTCGGGCCTGTGGTGAAAATGTCGGCGACTCCCGCCCGGATACACCGTCGCCCGCCGATGTACGGTGAACACACGATCGCAGTGCTTCGGGAAATAGGCCGATCGGACGAAGAGATACAAAACCTGCTTGAGGAGGGGGTTGTCGAGGCTACATCCGTAAGCGATTGCCCGAATTTCGCCTGA
- a CDS encoding GntR family transcriptional regulator, with amino-acid sequence MVAIVFGNHTLKQPPLYQRARDVLRQAILQGQLAPGERLTETQLAEQLGISRTPLREALRQLQSEGLVRRDHSGNLFVATVDAGEIESLYQCRIALERVSASLAARRAEEDGLRRMREAIDEAGKAASEGDVVGLLHHNIRFHREIAQTANNRWVLRLLEQVWVQMPLFRASVLSVPQEQREILAEHVQILDRIAARDPDGAAQAMEEHLLRDLERGRRTLGQRTVGRSMAEDKESS; translated from the coding sequence GTGGTCGCAATCGTTTTCGGGAACCACACCCTGAAACAGCCACCACTGTACCAGAGAGCGCGTGATGTATTGCGCCAGGCCATCCTACAAGGGCAGCTGGCACCAGGGGAGAGGCTGACGGAAACCCAGCTGGCCGAACAACTCGGTATCAGCCGCACACCGCTGCGGGAAGCCCTGCGCCAACTGCAATCGGAGGGCTTGGTCCGCCGCGATCATAGCGGCAATTTGTTCGTGGCCACGGTGGATGCGGGCGAAATCGAGAGCCTTTATCAGTGCCGTATCGCCCTTGAACGCGTGTCCGCGTCCTTGGCCGCTCGTCGGGCGGAGGAGGACGGCCTTCGTCGTATGCGTGAGGCGATCGACGAGGCCGGAAAGGCGGCAAGTGAGGGGGACGTGGTGGGGCTTCTACACCACAATATCCGCTTCCACCGGGAGATTGCCCAGACTGCGAACAACCGCTGGGTATTGCGCCTTCTCGAGCAAGTTTGGGTACAGATGCCTCTCTTCCGGGCCAGTGTACTTAGCGTACCTCAAGAACAACGCGAGATCCTGGCCGAGCACGTCCAGATTCTTGACCGCATTGCTGCCAGAGATCCAGACGGCGCCGCACAGGCGATGGAGGAACATTTGCTGCGAGACCTGGAACGCGGGCGTCGCACACTCGGTCAGCGCACCGTGGGACGTTCCATGGCCGAGGACAAGGAGAGTTCCTAA
- a CDS encoding CaiB/BaiF CoA transferase family protein, translating to MAKPQGPLHGIRVLDLSRVLSGPYCTMMLADFGADVIKIERPETGDDTRAWGPPFVNGEAAYFLSVNRNKRSVVVDLKAPEGRDLIRRMARQCDVVVENFRPGTAAKLGIGPDDLLRENPRLVYASISGFGQDGPYRDKPGYDAIAQAMGGIMHVTGEPDRPPVRAGVAIADIGAGMWAAFGILAALWERERSGRGQVVDVSLLEGQIAWLTYVAGNYFATGQVPRRYGSAHPNLVPYQAFETADGHLIVAVGNDSLWRRFCEAAERPDLAADPRYATNAGRVEHRNQLLPELEALMRSRTTAEWLERLDRAGVPAGPILSIADLARDPHVQHRQMIVSLEHPRAGVIRVTGIPVKLSATPGAIYAPPPLLGQHTDEVLEELGLPAEERRRLREAGVIG from the coding sequence ATGGCCAAACCGCAGGGCCCCCTCCACGGCATCCGCGTGCTGGACCTGTCGCGGGTGCTCAGCGGGCCGTACTGCACCATGATGCTGGCCGACTTCGGCGCCGACGTGATCAAGATCGAGCGGCCCGAGACGGGCGACGACACCCGGGCCTGGGGACCGCCCTTCGTCAACGGGGAGGCGGCCTACTTCCTGTCGGTCAACCGCAACAAGCGCAGCGTGGTGGTCGACCTCAAGGCCCCCGAGGGCCGCGACCTGATCCGGCGCATGGCGCGGCAGTGCGACGTGGTGGTGGAGAACTTCCGCCCCGGCACCGCCGCCAAGCTGGGCATCGGGCCCGACGACCTGCTGCGGGAGAACCCGCGGCTGGTCTACGCCTCCATCTCGGGCTTCGGCCAGGACGGCCCCTACCGGGACAAGCCCGGCTATGACGCCATCGCCCAGGCCATGGGCGGTATCATGCACGTCACCGGCGAGCCTGACCGGCCGCCGGTGCGGGCCGGCGTGGCCATCGCCGACATCGGCGCCGGCATGTGGGCCGCCTTCGGCATCCTGGCCGCCCTGTGGGAGCGGGAGCGGTCGGGCCGGGGCCAGGTGGTGGACGTCTCCCTGCTGGAGGGCCAGATCGCCTGGCTGACCTACGTGGCGGGCAACTACTTCGCCACCGGCCAGGTGCCGCGCCGGTACGGCTCGGCCCACCCCAACCTGGTCCCTTACCAGGCCTTCGAGACCGCCGACGGCCACCTGATCGTGGCGGTGGGCAACGACAGCCTCTGGCGCCGGTTCTGCGAGGCGGCGGAACGACCCGATCTGGCCGCCGACCCGCGCTATGCCACCAACGCCGGGCGCGTGGAGCACCGGAACCAGCTGCTGCCGGAGCTCGAGGCCCTGATGCGCAGCCGGACCACCGCCGAGTGGCTTGAGCGCCTGGACCGGGCCGGGGTGCCGGCGGGTCCCATCCTCAGCATTGCCGACCTGGCCCGCGATCCCCACGTCCAGCACCGGCAGATGATCGTGTCCCTGGAGCACCCGCGGGCCGGCGTCATCCGGGTGACGGGCATCCCCGTCAAGCTCTCGGCCACGCCGGGCGCCATCTACGCCCCGCCCCCCCTGCTGGGCCAGCACACCGACGAGGTGCTGGAAGAACTCGGCCTGCCGGCCGAGGAGCGCCGGCGGCTGCGGGAGGCCGGGGTGATCGGCTGA
- a CDS encoding OsmC family protein yields MARSCFQINIGAFEDFIRKVQENPDAARYTFRTVTYWEGGAVSRTVARNFEIKADEPSDLGGTDSAPDPVELLLASLATCFAIGFVTQAARRGIDFRNLQVVTEGDIDLRGYLGLDPAVRPGYSRIRYTVKVDPDADPQVLEELRQLAHRLSPMIETVTHGVPVEGRIEVVDSRAATN; encoded by the coding sequence GTGGCTCGGAGTTGCTTTCAGATTAACATCGGCGCGTTCGAAGACTTCATCAGGAAGGTTCAGGAGAATCCCGACGCTGCCCGTTACACCTTCCGAACCGTCACGTACTGGGAAGGCGGTGCCGTCTCCCGGACCGTAGCCCGCAACTTTGAGATCAAGGCCGACGAACCTTCCGATCTTGGCGGCACCGATTCGGCTCCGGATCCTGTCGAACTTCTGCTGGCCTCCCTCGCAACCTGCTTCGCCATTGGGTTTGTGACCCAAGCGGCGCGACGGGGCATTGACTTCCGCAATCTACAGGTCGTCACCGAGGGCGACATCGACCTCCGTGGCTACCTCGGCCTGGATCCGGCAGTACGCCCCGGCTACAGCCGGATTCGCTACACGGTCAAGGTCGACCCCGACGCCGATCCGCAGGTCCTCGAAGAACTCCGGCAGTTGGCGCACCGCCTTTCACCGATGATCGAGACGGTAACCCACGGCGTGCCGGTTGAGGGGCGCATCGAAGTCGTCGACTCACGGGCTGCCACCAACTGA
- a CDS encoding nucleoside recognition domain-containing protein, whose amino-acid sequence MARPIHPPAAVPRGAGLEGGAHPLRLAVARGLRSTLRVLADLARTMLPAMIVVMILDRSGWLARIAGLAAPAMAWFGLPGGSALALLIGNTVGLYSGVAAAVPLGLDYKEWTILGTMLAISHAHPVEASIIARAGANPWTVMAARLLASAAAGALLNLVL is encoded by the coding sequence GTGGCTCGACCGATCCACCCGCCCGCGGCAGTGCCTCGCGGCGCCGGCCTCGAGGGCGGTGCTCATCCCCTCCGCCTGGCTGTTGCGCGTGGCCTGCGCTCCACCCTGCGGGTTCTGGCCGACCTGGCCCGCACCATGCTCCCGGCGATGATCGTGGTGATGATCCTCGACCGCAGCGGCTGGCTTGCTCGCATCGCCGGGCTGGCGGCGCCGGCCATGGCCTGGTTCGGCTTGCCAGGCGGAAGCGCCCTGGCGCTGCTCATCGGCAACACCGTGGGCCTGTACAGCGGGGTGGCCGCGGCCGTCCCCCTGGGTCTTGACTACAAGGAATGGACGATCCTGGGCACCATGCTGGCCATCAGCCACGCCCACCCCGTCGAGGCCTCCATCATCGCCCGGGCCGGCGCCAACCCGTGGACGGTGATGGCCGCGCGGCTGCTGGCCTCGGCGGCCGCGGGAGCGCTGTTGAACCTGGTCCTGTAA
- a CDS encoding SRPBCC family protein, with product MQVAGSQKIAAPVDMVWACLNDQEVLARCTPGCKQLVKVGEDRYEAELELGIAAIRGRYKGRIAIEDKEPPSRYRLNIEGEGGPGFVRASLVLDLEPQGDATLLKYQGEAQVGGPVASIGQRVLGGVAKMIMGQFFGGLAREIEQRKAG from the coding sequence ATGCAGGTGGCCGGCAGCCAGAAGATCGCTGCGCCCGTCGACATGGTGTGGGCTTGCCTGAACGACCAGGAGGTCCTGGCCCGGTGCACACCGGGGTGCAAGCAGCTGGTCAAGGTGGGGGAGGACCGGTACGAGGCCGAGCTGGAACTGGGGATCGCCGCCATCCGCGGGCGGTACAAGGGCCGGATCGCCATCGAGGACAAGGAGCCGCCCAGCCGTTACCGGCTCAACATCGAGGGCGAGGGCGGGCCCGGCTTCGTGCGGGCGTCGCTGGTGTTGGACCTGGAGCCCCAGGGCGACGCCACCTTGCTCAAGTACCAGGGCGAGGCCCAGGTGGGCGGCCCGGTGGCCAGCATCGGCCAGCGGGTGCTGGGCGGCGTGGCGAAGATGATCATGGGCCAGTTCTTCGGCGGCCTGGCGCGGGAGATCGAGCAGCGCAAGGCGGGGTAG
- a CDS encoding XdhC family protein, with the protein MRDVLDRVVEWLDAGRDVALATVVEVIRKAPRDAGTTMAISDRGEIAGSVSGGCVEPAVIEVAQEVLAAGRPRLVTFGISDDDAFEVGLSCGGTIRVWVEPARGPWPEVARELKKALAAGKAVALARVLGAAGGDGAGAPDAGAVPSGAVVLFEEADPGGPARIVAGSSGDPGLDGELARRAGALLARDEAAREQLAGADVFIQPFAPPPVLYVIGAVHPAAALAEAGRFLGYRVVVCDPRSPFATPERIPAAHAIVRQWPDEYLQSVRLSPRDAVCVLTHDLKFDVPALRAALASPAGYIGVMGSRRTHQRRLATLREAGVSEAELARLHAPIGLDIGARTPEEMAVAIMAEVIASRRTNRPFARRPEAVPAGDGPTAGRADH; encoded by the coding sequence ATGCGCGACGTGCTGGACCGGGTGGTGGAGTGGCTCGACGCGGGCCGGGACGTGGCCCTGGCCACGGTGGTCGAGGTGATCCGCAAGGCACCGCGGGATGCGGGGACCACCATGGCCATCAGCGACCGCGGCGAGATCGCCGGCTCGGTGTCGGGCGGTTGCGTCGAGCCGGCGGTCATCGAGGTGGCCCAGGAGGTGCTGGCTGCCGGCCGGCCGCGCCTCGTCACCTTCGGCATCTCCGACGACGACGCCTTCGAAGTGGGCTTAAGCTGCGGCGGCACCATCCGCGTGTGGGTCGAACCGGCCCGCGGGCCGTGGCCCGAGGTGGCCCGTGAGCTGAAGAAAGCGCTGGCCGCCGGGAAGGCGGTGGCCCTGGCGCGGGTGCTGGGTGCCGCGGGGGGAGACGGCGCCGGGGCGCCGGATGCGGGTGCAGTGCCCTCCGGCGCGGTGGTGCTCTTCGAAGAGGCCGATCCCGGCGGCCCGGCGCGGATCGTGGCCGGTTCGTCCGGCGATCCCGGTCTTGACGGGGAGCTGGCCCGGCGGGCGGGAGCGCTCCTGGCCCGGGATGAGGCCGCCCGGGAGCAGCTGGCCGGGGCGGACGTGTTCATCCAGCCCTTCGCGCCGCCGCCGGTGCTCTACGTCATCGGGGCGGTGCACCCCGCCGCCGCCCTGGCAGAGGCGGGCCGGTTCCTGGGATACCGGGTCGTCGTCTGTGACCCGCGGTCACCCTTCGCCACACCGGAGCGGATCCCCGCCGCCCACGCCATCGTCCGCCAGTGGCCCGACGAGTACCTTCAGTCCGTGCGGCTCTCGCCCCGCGACGCCGTCTGCGTCCTGACCCACGACCTGAAGTTCGACGTGCCGGCCCTGCGGGCCGCCCTGGCGTCGCCCGCCGGCTACATCGGCGTGATGGGGAGCCGGCGGACCCACCAGCGGCGGCTGGCGACGCTGCGGGAGGCGGGGGTGAGCGAGGCCGAGCTGGCCCGGCTCCACGCCCCCATCGGCCTGGACATCGGCGCCCGCACCCCGGAGGAGATGGCGGTGGCCATCATGGCGGAGGTCATCGCCTCCCGCAGGACGAACCGGCCTTTCGCGCGCCGGCCGGAAGCGGTCCCCGCAGGCGACGGTCCGACGGCCGGCCGCGCGGACCATTGA
- a CDS encoding O-methyltransferase produces MNRRRTTALPRWYDGGKTPVFTGGVGVDGYRRSVRPQGTAGDRCGRREGEAPVLPSERDVRYLESLYPPDPDLERVRAGMEAHGMPDIAIRPAYGRLLTLLVAARGARRVLEIGALAGYSAICLARGLPPGGRLISLEKNPDYARVAHAHVAAAGLADRVEIRVGDALTLMPALVAEPPHPSFDLVFIDADKQHYPDYLEWSLRLLRPGGLLVADNALMHGRVADPVDTAPAVEAMRRFNRRVATDPRLVSTMLPAYDGLVLARVREG; encoded by the coding sequence GTGAACAGAAGGCGCACCACGGCCCTGCCGCGGTGGTACGATGGGGGCAAGACACCCGTCTTCACCGGCGGGGTCGGTGTCGACGGGTACCGCCGGTCGGTGCGGCCGCAGGGTACGGCCGGTGACCGGTGCGGCCGGCGAGAGGGGGAGGCGCCCGTGCTGCCGTCCGAGCGGGACGTCCGGTACCTGGAGTCTCTGTACCCGCCCGATCCCGACCTGGAGCGGGTGCGAGCCGGCATGGAGGCCCACGGCATGCCGGACATCGCCATCCGTCCCGCATACGGCCGCCTGCTGACCCTGCTGGTGGCGGCCAGGGGGGCCCGCCGGGTGCTGGAGATCGGCGCCCTTGCCGGTTACAGCGCCATCTGCCTGGCCCGCGGCCTGCCGCCGGGGGGCCGGCTGATTTCCCTGGAGAAAAACCCCGATTACGCCCGGGTGGCCCACGCCCACGTGGCGGCGGCCGGCCTCGCCGACCGGGTCGAGATTCGCGTCGGCGACGCCCTCACCCTCATGCCGGCCCTGGTGGCGGAGCCACCGCATCCTTCCTTCGACCTCGTCTTCATCGATGCCGACAAACAGCACTACCCCGACTACCTGGAGTGGAGCCTGCGCCTGCTTCGGCCCGGCGGCTTGCTGGTGGCCGACAACGCCCTGATGCACGGGCGGGTCGCTGACCCGGTGGACACCGCCCCCGCCGTGGAGGCGATGCGGCGGTTCAACCGCCGGGTTGCCACGGACCCCCGGCTGGTCAGCACGATGCTGCCGGCCTACGATGGGCTGGTTTTGGCCCGCGTCCGGGAGGGCTAG
- a CDS encoding metal-dependent hydrolase — protein sequence MAHKLRWLGHASWELTTAGGKVILFDPWINGNPKAAARIEDLKADYILITHDHFDHASDVVAVQKQTGATVILQPETAARYQKDGLPADKCIGMNIGGSVELGGVVVTMTEAYHSSETGEPAGYIVTLEDGKRVFDAGDTGIHCNMATWAELYPMDVALLPIGSHFTMDPRQAAHALTFLKPKVAIPQHYGTFPLLVQSADDFVHFARQKAPGVEVVVLEPGSSFEF from the coding sequence ATGGCGCACAAGCTGCGCTGGCTGGGCCACGCCAGCTGGGAGCTGACCACGGCGGGCGGCAAGGTCATCCTGTTCGACCCCTGGATCAACGGCAACCCGAAGGCCGCCGCCCGCATCGAGGATCTCAAGGCCGACTACATCCTCATCACCCACGACCACTTCGACCACGCCAGCGACGTGGTAGCGGTCCAGAAGCAGACGGGGGCGACGGTGATCCTGCAGCCCGAGACGGCGGCCCGCTACCAGAAGGACGGCCTGCCGGCCGACAAGTGCATCGGGATGAACATCGGCGGTTCCGTGGAGCTGGGCGGCGTGGTGGTCACCATGACCGAGGCCTACCACTCCAGCGAGACCGGCGAGCCGGCGGGGTACATCGTCACCCTGGAGGACGGCAAGCGGGTCTTCGACGCGGGCGACACGGGTATCCATTGCAACATGGCCACGTGGGCGGAGCTTTACCCCATGGACGTAGCGCTCCTCCCCATCGGCAGCCACTTCACCATGGACCCGCGGCAGGCGGCCCACGCCCTGACCTTCCTCAAGCCCAAGGTGGCCATCCCCCAGCACTACGGCACCTTCCCGCTGCTGGTGCAAAGCGCCGACGACTTCGTCCACTTCGCCCGGCAGAAGGCACCCGGGGTCGAGGTCGTGGTCCTGGAGCCCGGCAGCAGCTTCGAGTTCTAG
- a CDS encoding SIR2 family NAD-dependent protein deacylase yields the protein MTGAADELARLLARHRGRVVALTGAGISVASGIPAFRGRDGLWSRFDPDEFAHIDAFRRDPERVWAMLDQLHDHLAAARPNPAHRALARLEELGYLRAVITQNIDGLHQAAGSRDVIELHGSFQRVVCLDCGSRYSAESVRRLAGLSGGRGHRCWCGGWLKPDIVFFGEDLPRHAFLRAWAEVQNAGLLLVVGTSAEVEPAASLPRWAREAGAVLAEVNPHPVLGAEVVLAAPAEQALPAVVDRLEAGGTAAAGEPAVVLG from the coding sequence CTGACCGGCGCGGCCGACGAGCTGGCGCGTCTGCTGGCCCGCCACCGCGGGCGGGTGGTGGCGTTGACGGGGGCAGGGATCTCCGTGGCCAGCGGGATCCCGGCCTTCCGCGGTCGTGACGGCCTGTGGAGCCGGTTCGACCCCGACGAGTTCGCCCACATCGATGCCTTCCGGCGCGACCCGGAGCGGGTCTGGGCCATGCTGGACCAGTTGCACGACCACCTGGCGGCGGCCCGCCCCAACCCGGCCCACCGCGCCCTGGCGCGCCTTGAAGAGCTGGGTTACCTGCGGGCGGTGATCACGCAGAACATCGACGGGTTGCACCAGGCGGCGGGCAGCCGGGACGTCATCGAGCTGCACGGCAGCTTCCAGCGGGTGGTGTGCCTGGACTGCGGCAGCCGCTATTCCGCCGAGAGCGTGCGGCGGCTGGCCGGGCTGTCCGGGGGCCGTGGCCACCGGTGCTGGTGCGGGGGCTGGCTGAAGCCGGACATCGTCTTCTTCGGTGAGGACCTGCCCCGTCACGCCTTCCTGCGCGCCTGGGCCGAGGTACAGAACGCGGGTCTCCTGCTGGTGGTGGGCACCTCCGCCGAGGTGGAACCGGCGGCGAGCCTGCCCCGGTGGGCTCGGGAGGCGGGAGCCGTGCTGGCCGAGGTCAACCCCCACCCGGTGCTGGGAGCCGAGGTCGTCCTGGCGGCGCCCGCGGAGCAGGCGCTCCCTGCCGTGGTGGATCGGCTCGAAGCCGGCGGCACGGCGGCGGCGGGGGAACCGGCGGTGGTGCTGGGCTAG